From the genome of Deferribacteraceae bacterium V6Fe1:
TTACACCTGCCGCATAAGATACAATAATCAAGATGTTTTAAAATTTTTGTGGCATTTTCCAGCCTCCCTTCATACACGGACTCAATAAGGGAAATTTTACCCCTTGCAACTGTACTTTCAAGTAAATCTTTCTGATACAAAGGGCAATGTGCCTGACATGTGCCGCACTTCATACATTGCAGCACTAGCTCTTCTAACTCTTTCAGCTCTTTTATTAATTCATCCATTTATAACCCCATCTTATGCGGATTTAAAAGATTTTGCGGGTCAACCCCTTTTTTGAGCTTTTTCATATACTCTATAGTCCCACTACCTACTTCCATTTCGAGATATTTTGCCTTTGCAAACCCTACACCGTGCTCACCGCTCAAAGTCCCGTCAAGCTCAAGGGCTTTTGCAAATATCTCATCAATTGCCTTTTCAACCCTTACCATCTCCTCTTTATCCCTTTTATCCGTTAAAATTGTAGGGTGCAGATTCCCATCACCAGCATGTCCAAATGTACCGATAACAAGATTATATTTATTTTTAATGTCGTTAATTGCCTTCATCATTTCAGGTATTTTACTTCTGACAACAGTAGCATCCTCTAAAATCAAGGTTGGTTTAAGCCTCGCAAGGCTGCTTAAAGCCTTTCTTCTTGCTTCCCACAATTTATCTCTCTCTTGAGCAGTCTCAGCAACTTTAATGTTACCACCTAATTTTATACAGATATCTTTTACTGCTTCAAAGTCTTCCAAAACTTGAGCTTCGTGCCCGTCCAACTCAATTAACAAAAGAGCATCCGCATTAGTCGGCAAGCCTATCTTTGTGGCCTCTTCCACTGTTTTTATTGTAAAGCTATCTAACAACTCAAGAGTCGCTGGTAAAATTTTAGCAGCTATTATTTCAGAAACCGTTTCACATGCCTTGATTACGTCATCATAAATAACCAACATAGATTTGCTGAATTTTGGTTTAGGGATTAATTTTAGAACAAACTTTGTCATTATACCAAGCAAACCTTCCGAAGAAATCATTAAGCCTGGCAGATTAAGGCCTGTGACGAGCTTAACTGTCTTGCCTCCCCCTTTCACATAATTGCCATCCATATCGTAAAAATCAACACCCATCAAATAATCTTTGGTAACACCGTATTTTAGACCTCTCAACCCCCCGGCATTTTCAGCCACATTGCCACCTATCGTTGAGATATTCACACTACCCGGGTCAGGTGGGTAAAAAAGTCCCTTTTTTATGGCAGCATTAGCCAAATTAGCTGTCACAACACCTGCCTCGACAACAGCATACATGTCATTTTCGTTTATTTCCAAAATTTTATTAAGGCATGTAGTAAGCAGCACGCACCCTTTTTTAACAGGCACAGTCCCACCACTCAAATTAGTCCCTGCACCCCTTGTGACAATTGGGATATTTTCATCTTTACATATATTGATAATATATTTTATCTGCTCTTCATTTTGAGGCTTCACGACTATATCGGGCTGCACGGGCTCTGCAGAAAATGCGTCATAACTGTAGCACATCGTGTCTTCCGGCTCAGTAAAGCAATTGTTTTTACCTAAGATACTCTCAAACTTTTTTATCAGGGCATTATTAAGCATTATGCAACCTCACTTTTTATCAAACATACAACTACCAAAAATTGGTATTACCATTTTTAAATACATTCCAAAAGCATTCAAGTCAACATAAATCTGTAGTCTCCCCGTTTTTTTCATACTATATGGCATAGTGAACTTTTTGGGAACAAGAAATCTTCTATTGTCAGTTGTTTTAGTTTATTTTTCTTTCGTCGCCTGTGAAGATATAATGTCTTAACTCCAGCAAAAATATTTCTTACACCCCTTAAAAGTGTATAATAAATAAACTGAGGTCGTTTCTTCTTTTCGGGTTTTGAGGCAAGAACTACTTCTTCTCGTAATATTTCATCTTCATTAATATCAACCAGTACAGACCAAGCAAGCATTACTGCACCAAGCATTGACCTTATTGAATTAAAATTTCTTATTATTGATTTCTCTATGCCAAAGCCTTGCTTTTCAAATCTATAACTTTCTTCTACTCCCCAACGTCTATAATAGCCACGTATTCTCCTCTTAATTTCTTCTGATTTACTTAAATGTCCATTGGTTAAAAATATATGGGATTCTTTATTAAATTCTCCTTTATGTGATATTAGGGTGACAGGATATAATTTTGATTTAATTTCTATAAAGCATTTCAAATATCCATATCTAAAATGTTTTCCGTTTTTATATCTTCTATTTATAGATTTATTTAACTCTTCAATATTTACGCTTTTCCCTTTATAAATTAAATGACGGTTGGTCTTCATTCTCACAATAAAACTTAAACATTCTTTTAGGAAATAGCCAAGATAAGCTCCATTATCATAGCCCCTATCCATTACCCATAAGCCTTTTTTACCAACATTAGTTACAAAACTT
Proteins encoded in this window:
- a CDS encoding FAD-binding protein, whose amino-acid sequence is MLNNALIKKFESILGKNNCFTEPEDTMCYSYDAFSAEPVQPDIVVKPQNEEQIKYIINICKDENIPIVTRGAGTNLSGGTVPVKKGCVLLTTCLNKILEINENDMYAVVEAGVVTANLANAAIKKGLFYPPDPGSVNISTIGGNVAENAGGLRGLKYGVTKDYLMGVDFYDMDGNYVKGGGKTVKLVTGLNLPGLMISSEGLLGIMTKFVLKLIPKPKFSKSMLVIYDDVIKACETVSEIIAAKILPATLELLDSFTIKTVEEATKIGLPTNADALLLIELDGHEAQVLEDFEAVKDICIKLGGNIKVAETAQERDKLWEARRKALSSLARLKPTLILEDATVVRSKIPEMMKAINDIKNKYNLVIGTFGHAGDGNLHPTILTDKRDKEEMVRVEKAIDEIFAKALELDGTLSGEHGVGFAKAKYLEMEVGSGTIEYMKKLKKGVDPQNLLNPHKMGL
- a CDS encoding transposase, with the protein product MMTELLKKVKGKIRVMVHNFEGKVSLPYGKFILELVSGVLITGNCNITEISRSLNEKIKLKNTMKRLFNHLEGKTNLLELANDYLLSQASTKVDDSTIIALDDGDISHLFANNFEQSCKVRDGSTGKYLEGYYLNQISLFDDKSNQTYPAYLGMYSTESKDFKSANTEGLKSVESFVTNVGKKGLWVMDRGYDNGAYLGYFLKECLSFIVRMKTNRHLIYKGKSVNIEELNKSINRRYKNGKHFRYGYLKCFIEIKSKLYPVTLISHKGEFNKESHIFLTNGHLSKSEEIKRRIRGYYRRWGVEESYRFEKQGFGIEKSIIRNFNSIRSMLGAVMLAWSVLVDINEDEILREEVVLASKPEKKKRPQFIYYTLLRGVRNIFAGVKTLYLHRRRKKNKLKQLTIEDFLFPKSSLCHIV